GCCATGAAGCATACAGCTGTTTTGGCCAAGGTAGAGGTGGGACAAAAGAGACAAGTTATCCGACACCGTGCACGTACCCATAATGACTGACAGCAGCAGAAtctgaccaaccagtggttaaaTGCACTGATAGGCATGGATAGATGACATCAAACGGAAACACAGTGAGCAAGCAGAAAGAAAAATTCAAAACAAGACAAGTGGTTCATTTGAAAGTGGGTATGCTGTCGGAAAAACAACAGTTTTGTGGGCCTACACatcccagctgctgctgatcatgaGAAGAGAGGATAatcctgtctggatgtggattaaACTTTACAGCAGCCCTGATAATAATTTATGAAATGTCTTAAGGCACAGGGGAAGGTTTATGCATTTAAGTTGTATTAGCCTGTCAATCCATAGTATTAGCATTGGTGTAGGTATAAATaatgtggaagaaaacatctatatatctatatatatagattGCTAGTTTAGTTACAGATGTAGGTCATGTGACAGGAAGCAGCATCAGTAAAGTCAAATGTGATCATGAACATGAGTTTTATATTTTTCAGTGAAACCACCTGATGCAGGCTTCAGTGACCTGCTGGAGCATGTTACACTCTCAGCATCATCATGGTAACACCATGTGTCCTCCAGGATAACCGGTGCTGGATCAGGACGTCTGAACATCAGAACCTTTACAGCGTTGGTATTTACTGCAGGACTGTTCATCTGCATCTGTTCAATGCCAGTAATCCATCATCTGAGCTCAAGCTGGGATTACAATCTTTACTTGAAGACAGAAGAAGAAATGAAGATTATTAATGATAAAATATCAGCATAATAAATAAGTGTAGATCAGTAAGTAAACAGCTACAGGTCACACTGCTGCCTTTGCATTCATGTTTCAGAGGGACTGATCATGAGTGCTGAGGAGCAACAAGCAGGTAGGTGGAAGCTGCAGGTGAGCTCAGAGATGGAGTGACAGCTGGTGAGTGGACTGGTGGGTGATGGGGGTCTATCAGAATAAAATTCATATGAAGTCATCAGGCGTTTATCACGTACCAAAGCTAACGCCAGCACTGTAACAGCTGTTTCTGAGCTTTCCTGCAGATGTCAGGATTCTGTATGAACGTGAGAACTTTTATAGGATCACTGGTGTTAAAATGAAAGGTAAATGACCTAAAAAGCCTCCAAACACACCCCTCACCTGTACTGGTGCTGGAGCGTTGGTGCAGGTGTGCTCGTTGTGCTGCTAGATGCTGCTTTTCTTTGTTCTTGTCTCTAGTTCCAACATGCCATCATTAGTCAGCATATAGATGTGTTTAGATGTAGTTCCTAATACAGCCTGATGCATCTGCtgctgattttattttacacatcaTGACATGAAGACTGCAGCTTTCTAAAAGACTTGCTTCTCTCTAGAACGTCCACCACATCTGGGAGCTCCATGAAAGCAGCAGCAGACACCTGGTTCCAGCTGAAGGTGCTGTGGTCTTCTGTGGTAGCTTCTGATGTCAGAGAGGGACCCTCATGTCCTGAAGAAGTCTGGAGCTTCACATTCAAAATTAATTGGATTAAACATTATTTAAAAGACCCTACATCTATTTGGAATATAATTTCCCATCAAATTTATTCTAATCTGGGTGGTCTAAAATTTCTCTTAATGTGCAACTACAATATTGATCGTATACCTGTCTCTCTCTCAAACTTTCATAAACAAAGGTTATTGGCTTGGTCTCTAATTTATCAGCATAACTTTTCTCTTAGTAATTACCTTATATGGAACAATAACGATGTCTGTTACAAAAGGAAATCCTTATTTTTGACAACTGGTTCAGGAATGGCATTATAAAGATCAATCAGCTCTTTAATAAGGAAGGAAATTTACTTAATTATCAAGAATTTCTTTCTCATTATAAAATTCCTGTAACCCCTAAAGAATTTGCTATTGTTTTCGACGCTATTCCATCTGGAGTTATCATGCTTTTCAAAAGTTGTACCACCCCGCCATCTAACATGACCCCTTTGCCAGATCCAAGTGACACATTTATACCCGCACGTTCTCTCTAAATGGAATACACTTGTTCAGAACGTGTCATGGGAAAAAGTATGGACTCTTCCTAACAGCTGCTTGCTTACGAATAAAGACAAAGAAGTCACATTCAAACTCCTTCATCGCTATCATCCTGTTAAAACAGTCCtggggagattcattaaagacttTGATGTATCCTGTACTTTCTGCAAGGAGCACCCAGAGTCTATCAACCACTTGTTCTGGACTTGTGATCACACTCGGAAACTTTGGCAAGGCCTCTGTACATTTATACTGGATCATATCCATGAGACCTTTGTATTACATTTTGACAATGTTCTGTTTGGATTTCTAGACTATCAGAGAGATTTGGAAAATGAACTGTTCCTATCTAACCTAATCATATTGCTGGCCAGGTTTTACATCCATAAATGTAAAGTGTTAAAAATAAGACCTTCCTTTTGTGTCTTGAAAAAAGAAATTGAGCTTTATTTGAAAATGATCTCCACCTCGAACAATAACAAAGCCATTAAGACACTTCTCTGCTTGAAATTTCAAATCTTTCCATAGTTCATAGTCAGCTGCACGTCTCATATTGGTTCCTGTTTGTTCCTCATTCTAATATGTTTCATAATTTGTATGCAGTAACCCCGGCATTGCATgttatgtttttgttatttttgtacTGTTTCCGTGTACTTCAAATTGGATATTTGGTCATTTATGTATCTTCGTTGTATTATTAATGACCTAATGCTCGAATAAAACAAAAGAAGTCTGGAGACTGCTgagctgctgcagcagaagttCTTCATGGGTTCTGGTGAGGCTTTGTAGAGGCCGTAATGTGGATAGAAGTTTGCAACACAAAGAAACTATTTCATTTGTAGGTTTACAAAAATGGTGTAAATGTTACGTAGTTCATTAAGACATGTGCTAAAATGTCTGTTTTGAAGGGTTGTGTTGGTTAAATAGCGTACCGTCTGTTTAAGAGCAGACCCACGCCAGCTGTTGTGACTTGTTCAGAGAGTGGTGGAAGAAGACGGTTTTCCTACGCGCACTGCTAAGTTTCATTAGGACTCTTTCTGTTTCATTAACAGCTAGCACAAGTGTGTTAGCCAGCTCACGTCTATGTTTGTTTCTTCTTGTAAATCCACAACCAAGAGaaaaaaacagagttttttttatttttacgttTCAGAAGTGGATTATTCGACAGTGAAGCTGTGCTAATTTACGCTACAATTGGAACTAGCTGCACTGGAGCAATGTAGACAGTTTTATTGTAAGCCATCACGTGTCACAAGTTTCTGACCTCTACAGGCgtttaataaataaatgtatgAATGATGTTTGGTTATTTGGTTTGGCACAACTCACTCACACTGAATTAGTCATCTAATACGGTTTTAACCAGAAACAGTTTTATGTAAATTAACTTTCTAATCAGTCAGCAAGTTAGAGATGCATCTACAGCCATGTGTTTTCTTCCTAAACATTACAAATTTTTTTTGATTCAGCGTATTAAATAAAACTATTATATACGTATTTTAGTCAAATCTGACCTGTAACCTGCATGTTAACTGGGTTACACGTGTGCTTGGTCCTATTTGCATGGATGCTTTACAATATAAAACTGATAAATGTCGGATCTGCGGCTCCAAAAGTTAAACGCTTTGATAAAACACATAATCAGTGTAATAATCAATAAACAATATTGGTCAATAATCACCCAAAAAATCACTGTAGACATGAGAAAAGGGTGGTTTTATTGCCAGAAGCCGCTCATATAGCCTAGCAGCGCTGAGCTGTTGGAAACTATTCAGGGCTACGGGAACCACGTGACCGCGTGTCGAAGAGTTCAAAGCATCCATCACATCCACACAAtgctcacctccgctgactctgacgtAGGAGACGGATTTAACGCTGGAACAGACGCAGAAAGGCGATGATGCGCCGTGGACGGCAGAGCGCTTCTATTCAGCGTTTATGGAGAGTGATTGCTGCCACGACTAAGCCTAACCAGACTCTGGAGAAGGAGCATCTGAAGGTGACATTGCTGTGTGAACGTCTGATGTCGCCTCTCCTGATGTCGCCCCTCCTGAAGCCACCTCTCCTGAAGCTGCCTCACCTGACCTCGCCTCTCCTGAAGCCACCTCTCCTGAGGACACCTCTCCTGAAGCCACCTCTCCTGAAGCTGCCTCACCTGACCTCGCCTCTCCTGAAGCTGCCTCTCCTGACGTCGCCTCTCCTGAAGCTGCCTCACCTGACCTCGCCTCTCCTGAAGCTGCCTCTCCTGACGTCGCCTCTCCTGAAGCCATCTCTCCTGATGTCGCCCCTCCTAAAGCCGTCTCTCCTGATGTCGCCCCTCCTGAAGCTGCCTCTCCTGACCTCGCCCCTCCTTACATCGCCCCTCCTGAAGCTGCCTCTCCTGACCTCGCCTCTCCTGAAGCTGCCTCTCCTGACCTCGCCCCTCCTGACGTCGCCCCTCCTGAAGCTGCCTCTCCTGACGTCGCCTCTCCTGAAGCCGTCTCTCCTGATGTCGCCCCTCCTGAAGCTGGCCTCCCCTGACCTCGCCTCTCCTGACGTCGCCTCTCCTGACGTCGCCTCTCCTGAAGCTGCCTCTCCTGACGTCGCCTCTCCTGAAGCTGCCTCTCCTGACCTCGCCTCTCCTGAAGCTGCCTCTCCTGACGTTCCTCCTCCTGACGTCGCTCCTCCTGACCTCACCTCTCCTGAAGCTGCCTCTCCTGACGTTCCTCCTCCTGACGTCGCTCCTCCTGACCTCACCTCTCCTCACGCCGCCTCTCCTAAGGCCGCCTCACCTGACCTCGCCTCACCTGAAGCTGCCTCTCCTCACGTCGCCTCACCTGAAGCCGCCTCTCCTGACGTCGCCTCTCCTGAAGCCGCCTTTCCTGATGTCGCCCCTCCTGAAGCTGGCCTCCCCTGACCTCACCTCTTCTGACCTCGCCTCTCCTGAAGCTGCCTCTCCTGACGTCGCCTCTCCTGAAGCCGCCTTTCCTGATGTCACCCCTCCTGAAGCTGGCCTCCCCTGACCTCGCCTCTCCTGACGTCGCCTCTCCTGAAGCTGCCTCTCCTGACCTCGCCTCTCCTGAAGCTGCCTCTCCTGACGTCGCCCCTTCTGACCTCGCCCCTCCTGACCTCGCCTCTCCTGACATCACTCCTCCTGACGTCGCTCCTCCTGACCTCGCCTCTCCTGACCTCGCCTCTCCTGAAGCCGCCTCACCTAAAGCTGCCTCTCCTCACGTCGCCTCACCTGAAGCTGCCTCACCTGACCTCGCCCCtcctgacgtcacccctcctgaAGCTGCCTCTCCTGACCTCGCCTCTCCTGAAGCTGCCTCTCCTGACGTCGCCTCTCCTGAAGCCGCCTTTCCTGATGTCACCCCTCCTGAAGCTGGCCTCCCCTGACCTCGCCTCTCCTGACGTCGCCTCTCCTGAAGCTGCCTCTCCTGACCTCGCCTCTCCTGAAGCTGCCTCTCCTGACGTCACCTCTCCTGACGTCGCCCCTTCTGACCTCGCCCCTCCTGACCTCGCCTCTCCTGACATCACTCCTCCTGACGTCGCTCCTCCTGACCTCGCCTCTCCTGACCTCGCCTCTCCTGAAGCCGCCTCACCTGAAGCTGCCTCTCCTCACGTCGCCTCACCTGAAGCTGCCTCACCTGACCTCGCCCCtcctgacgtcacccctcctgaAGCTGCCTCTCCTGACCTCGCCTCTCCTGAAGCTGCCTCTCCTGACGTTGCCTCTCCTGAAGCCGTCTCTCCTGATGTCGCCTCTCCTGAAGCCGTCTCTCCTGAAGCTGCCTCTCCTGACGTCGCCTCTCCTGAAGCCGCCTCACCTGAAGCTGCCTCTCCTCACGTCGCCTCACCTGAAGCTGCCTCTCCTGACCTCGCCCCtcctgacgtcacccctcctgaAGCTGCCTCTCCTGACCTCGCCTCTCCTGAAGCTGCCTCTCCTGACGTTGCCTCTCCTGAAGCCGTCTCTCCTGATGTCGCCCCTCCTGAAGCTGCCTCTCCTGACCTCGCCTCTCCTGATGTCGCCTCTCCTGAAGCCGCCTCTCCTGATGTTGCCCCTCCTGAAGCTGCCTCTCCTGACCTCGCCTCTCCTGAAGCCACCTTTCCTGATGTCACCCCTCCTGAAGCTGGCCTCTCCTGACCTCACCTCTCCTGAAGCTGCCTCTCCTGACGTTGCCTCTCCTGAAGCCGCCTCACCTGACCTTGCCTCTCCTGAACCTGCCTCTCCTGACATTGCCTCTCCTGAAGCCGCCTTTCCTGATGTCGCCCCTCCTGAAGCTGGCCTCCCCTGACCTCGCCTCTTCTGACCTTGCCTCTCCTGAAGCTGCCTCTCCTGACCTCGCCTCTCCTGAAGCTGCCTCTCCTGACCTCGCCCCTCCTGACATCGCCTCTCCTGACGTCGTCCCTCCTGACCTCGCCTCTCCTGACGTCACTCCTCCTGACGTCGCTCCTCCTGACCTCGCCTCTCCTGACGTCGCCTCTCCTGAAGCCGCCTCACCTGACCTCGCCTCACCTGAACCTGCCTCTCCTCACGTCGCCTCACCTGAAGCCGCCTCACCTGACCTCGCCTCTCTTGAAGCTGCCTCTCCTGACGTCGCCCCTCCTGACCTCGCCCCTCCTGACATCGCCTCTCCTGACGTCGTCCCTCCTGACCTCGCCTCTCCTGACGTCGCCTCTCCTGAAGCTGCCTCTCCTGAAGCTGCCTCTCCTGACGTCGCCCCTCCTGACCTCGCCTCTCCTGACGTCGCCCCTCCTGACCTCGCCTCTCCTGACGTCGCCCCTCCTGACCTCTCCTCTCCTGACGTCGCCTCTCCTGAAGCAGCCTCACCTGACCTTGCCTCACCTGAAGCTGCCTCTCCTCACGTCGCCATGTTTGGTTTATTGATATGATTCTACATTGTTGCGGACCTTTTCATCTTTTATCTGACGAGCCCTTGTGAGACACCAAGAATTGGGGCAGCACTAGTCTAAAGATGATATGAAATGTGTGCTGTGAAAGGATGCAGATATGTGTTTTATAATTAATGATGTATTTTACCAAAGCCACTTACATATTAACCTAACACACGTGTTTTAGGCGTGTTACACTACTGAGTGTGCAGGAGTCTGGTATTCCAGTCATGTACATTAGATGAATGTAGGTCACATTCCACAGGTTTCTGAAAACTACACATGGAAGACCGTCCTACAGGTGATCtgttttctcctctttttctttTACATGAAAGATTTTTTGTCTAACTAGAATTAAAACATTAAGTTCCTTCATTTGTAACTGAACTTTACTGAAAACCCAACAGTAATGTAGTTACTTTCCACCCAAACGTTAGAAAATTAAAGCTAAAGAAAAGGTCATTTATAAATTCAAATGCATAAACAGTTGCTCCATTGAAAACTACTGTCCATAGTCACAATTATGTGGCCGTGAAAGGCCTCGAGTCAACACTGGCAGCAGTAATGAACAGCAGAACACCTTTTCTAGCAGTCACAGTCAGCTCAGGTTCAGCCAGATCACACCCAACATGCCGCTAAGCACTCCTAGGAATATTTTCCATATTTGACCGTTAATTTAGATGGAGAATCTCAAGGCTGTTGGTCATTCTGACAGACTGGAATTACATCGACTGACACACGCAGGGGTGCAGAAAATTGATGCGTTATGCACAGAGAATCTCACGGAGGTAAATCaagaagattcccatcagaacatctgagcattagGCCATCTCAAACTTGGACATCATGATCAGAGAAGCTCAATATCAGCACTCTGAGGAGCTGTGACAGCAGCTCCAGCATCTGTGGGTCATGggtcagcagcagaaccagaaccagcaggtgaaacgttccaacTTTAGgggaaattgtttaattgtaacatgaaTCTGTTGGTGGACAGCTtgtttagactaaatattaaCGACAAATGAATGGAAATTAAATAGTAAATTTGTATTTATTATTGATAAATGAAAATGATGGGAAGAAACGACCATGACCTTATTTTAAATTCTGTCGGTCAAAATGACAAAGATGTCTAGCGCAGATGTTTCTGCTGTGGACTTACGTGGATGTTGTGTTTAATTAAGGCCCAAGCTGCACGCGCCTGTGTTAGTGGAGTCATGTTTATTGTGGGATGTTCTGTGATGATACATGCATCTCCATATTAGAGgagagagacgggaacaagcgctgttcagccaaagtttcataatcagcaaacatttttccaagtgacacatccctcagagagaccgggtttccagaccgttccagtgggaggaaatcttacctcatcgctgtggttctgcacacccctctacagatcttcagcccactgtccaccgtgtgcgctccgagccgcgctgagcacagtgtgtccagtataaagctctgatgttctgatgggaatcatttgttgattgatttagttacctccgcgatgtgcgttaacgattaaaatgtcagctcatctgtgtgtgcatcagtgtgcgtcggggtaattctttcaaaacaaccaacatccttgagtttatctgtcaaaataaacagtcaaattgaaatatctgtaacctgccatttaactgttttgccttcttgtgaagattgttgcaaagagaaacaattaaacttgattaaccccagagccacgcgcactgcgctgtactccgtgactgtaaatgagggggaaacgatttaatcggatcctgttcttttcaacatggtttaatgtaaagtttcattcagtacaaactttagttacaccaatctaacgagacagagcctggatttgtattctgaacagtttaaacatgtttaaaacggagacatgcatgacacgtctaaaattcgcacctgctctgctattatggaaattaaactaacaagatgaataacatgaaattattttaggcacagacaacatcccccacacttttgaaaatcttgcaacacgCCTGTCCGTGCTGGAGGGGGCGCCTAAGCAATGATGGGGGAAAAAGGcatttttgtgtttcatagctatTTGTgcacgtcgtcgtcgtcgtcttcctccgcttatccgggtccgggtcgcgggggcagcatcccaactagggagctccagaccgtcctctccccggccttctccaccagcaggaccccaaggcgttcccggaccagactggagatgtaacctctccaacgtgtcctgggtcgacccggggacctcctgccagcaggacatgctcgaaacacctccccagggaggcgtccaggaggcatcctgaccagatgcccaaaccacctcaactggctcctttcgatccggaggagcagcggttctactccgagtccctcccggatgtccgagctcctcaccctatctctaaggctgaacccggccaccatatggaggaaactcatttcggccgcttgtatccgtgatctcattctttcggtcattacccaaagctcatgaccatagataggtgaggattgggatgtagatcgaccggtaaatcaagagcctggctttctggctcagctccctcttcaccacgacagatcggctaaacgtccgcatcactgcagacgctgaaccaatccgtctgtcgatctcccgatccctcctaccctcactcgtgaacaagaccccgagatacttaaactcctccacttgaggtaggacctctctcccgacccggagttggcaagccacccttttccggtcgagaaccgtggtctcagatttggaggtgctgatcctcatcccagccgcttcacactttgccgcgaacctacccagaaagagctgaaggtcagagctggatgaagctaggaggaccacatcatccgcaaaaagcagagacgagattctcctgccaccaaactcgacacactccacaccacggctgcgcctagaaattctgtccataaaggtaatggacagaaccggtgacaaagggcagacctggcggagtccaaccctcaccgggaacaggtccgacttactaccggctatgcggaccaaactcacgctcctctggtaaagggactgaatggcccttaacagaaagccacccaccccatactcctggagcgtcccctacagggtgcccctggggacacggtcataagccttctccaaatccacaaagcacatgtggattggttgggcaaactcccatgcctagTAAAATGACAGGTTACGGGTGTCTTCAGTATCGATCACAAGATCAAGGTTTTAATCTCACACAGGCTTCTGGGAGCAGCCGGATCTCCGTGAGAGCAGCGGGGGTGGTGGTAGTAGGGGGGTGTTGTTGATTCAGCTAGATCTAAGTGAGGAGGGGGGGCTCAATTATATGGCCGCATACCCCTCATAAAGCAGGTAGCTGCGCCCCTGGTGAGCATCATCTTCAGCAGTAGTAACTTTGTGGTAGGATGGTCCGCACTGATGTGAAACTATATCAGTTGTCAACAACAGGTTCATTCCATGAGAGGATTTTTATTTTATGTGGTAATAAAAAAAATGGAGATCGCAAAAACCCACTGAAAAGAGTCTGCATGTATGTCGATGCTCCAGAGGCACGTGCTTCTTGTTAAACTCTGACGTATGACGTTGTTGCCCTTGTTCACCTACGCTCTCGGTCTGCGAAGCGCCACGGAGGCTCGCGCCGTGCATCGATCGTTTCCAGCTCTAATTTTTTCGTGAGccacgtcaattctggcaggaagtcaaaccaaaacagaagtcaggctggtaaatttaacaaaatatacatttttcaaaataaaacaccacaATTGATAAACGTGCTCATTTCTGtgcatctaaacagactagatgAAATCGAACACACAGTCTAGCATTGGTTGTGAGGACAGTcactggattgtgcctaaccctCACACCATACCTCCCTCCACTAGTCTATGGCCAGTGTGGGGTGTGGCTCTAAAACTAGACCACATGTAATCTGTGACATTCCAATCACGCCCATCTTCCAAATGTCTGCAACACCAGGAATTCACTCCAATAGTCCTAAATCCATGTGTCATtttgtcctccacagacagctggaggGAGGATAAGAGCACGTGGTGACAGGAAGAAATCTGACTTATGCTGCTGTGGTGAAAGATGAGCTGTATTTTTATGAATGAGATCATGAAATCTAGCACAATTTCACTGTTACAAATATGGAAAATACACAACCGACAAGTTGGTGTACAAATGAAAAGATTTTATTCTCTTGAACAAATGAACTTGATCCAATTACAAATGGGACTTTACGGCCCTGGGCCTCATGCTACACCAGTTCTAC
This sequence is a window from Nothobranchius furzeri strain GRZ-AD chromosome 14, NfurGRZ-RIMD1, whole genome shotgun sequence. Protein-coding genes within it:
- the LOC139062736 gene encoding uncharacterized protein, which gives rise to MRRGRQSASIQRLWRVIAATTKPNQTLEKEHLKVTLLCERLMSPLLMSPLLKPPLLKLPHLTSPLLKPPLLRTPLLKPPLLKLPHLTSPLLKLPLLTSPLLKLPHLTSPLLKLPLLTSPLLKPSLLMSPLLKPSLLMSPLLKLPLLTSPLLTSPLLKLPLLTSPLLKLPLLTSPLLTSPLLKLPLLTSPLLKPSLLMSPLLKLASPDLASPDVASPDVASPEAASPDVASPEAASPDLASPEAASPDVPPPDVAPPDLTSPEAASPDVPPPDVAPPDLTSPHAASPKAASPDLASPEAASPHVASPEAASPDVASPEAAFPDVAPPEAGLP